The Salvelinus alpinus chromosome 28, SLU_Salpinus.1, whole genome shotgun sequence genome includes a window with the following:
- the znf335 gene encoding zinc finger protein 335 isoform X4, producing MEGEIEVESSSDVGPSGSGMEEPSESGMGMESSEAMSADSSDAAAPHASRHHSQHRHGHGHGHHGHGHHGQAPESDCHVGQSSEGILAFLPETSSSTDVTHHRATVHLPDSSSVAQSTSVSTVTQSILVSGSAQVMVHSSAAVSDCGGMMVSDSTASTSSDLGSAIDKIIESTIGPDIMNGCIAVTSAEDGAAETSEGQYLILQGPDDGAPMVAHMSSSALSSHHRIAIEALGEGPTSTCHDQGDMQDNLDPDQPSGSHSHSGHYPDHEDQDSQPQHSHASQYMECSGGDADGPDQTGESSSSYVDDEEPDQTRSSRSLVRSRFPEYGIVENSGQDLRGYVECSGSGAPDSNPSSPARLRHTHYMVDCSAGTGAYLECAGDEEEDSMQHHSRSYIDSSSSANHSQSHQTLSNHSQSHQTLRQYVESGAAVADSEQPGCSNSHSQSHQTLRQYMESGAADSEQPRCYQYQAEEGQGEDPDQNSDQNQDPDQPQHSNQQQPQHSHYMETTSSSTGPEGEGSTTDHHHPQADTADHHHPQADTADSGSADHPEAMECSESQPGPYISSSGTYSYHPEPEMEEALEPPWSPSLERPSRGEEGGVVGGSGAPVVEEGAGSGPGVAVPHTMAELEEMMEVVIVQQFKCKMCPYKSVSKDTLINHMRDRHFKSTGGPPPKKRGRGRPRRSDTLARQQAEVKPEPQPEEPEDDDIVDAGAIDDPEEDSDYNPADEDCRGRQPALLRQPVPPPCSSSSTDRPRRRVGRPRKFTYTEGSYNGKEAVADGTSKPKGSVDPQGSEEASSSGLGNGPGPLSNGNTAEAGISQSDSENKDPSSNGRPEELFPRKRGRPSKRFIRKKYKKYMNRKYCKSLKPLLRPHSCWICGSRFLSQEDLRFHVDSHQGNDPECFKCLQCNYRCKRWSSLKEHMFNHQGNKPFKCEECDYSSVYKKDVIRHSAIHNKDKKTKSESQVSKVLSFPCPVCHRVYPMQKRLTQHMKTHSTEKPHMCDKCGKSFKKRYTFKMHLLTHIQSVDNSRFKCEFCDYDCDNKKLLLNHQLSHTNDRPFKCDYCKYSTSKEDFLVSHLAIKHTGEKPFSCEMCHFMTKHRKNLRLHVQCRHPEAFEDWSATHPEEPVRRRRRPFFTQQQIEELKQQHDDTPGLQNTILAVDPDTLQAMQTMQNASVSQDAMGNTTIIYEQAGNSDLSAQNALDLLLNMSNARELVGNSLQVQVLKSSDSNVLEAGSWTGVTSATGGGQKVVTFHVSETGETLVQEVQEVQEGYEAETNENGEITQVAIQAYEGAEGFSVLEQVEQATEEIHSTGPGYSSGEGSPQPMEEEEEGTEIVRENGEKYYLSSGLGDGVLQQVELSSEAPGSPSMVGSPQQNQLNPKRFSCRICMESFHGRSDMENHKRAHIDPSTFKCPDCDFTASSWPDVKTHMVMHAYLRPHKCPSCSFASKNKKDLRRHMMTHTNEKPFTCQICGQRFNRNGHLKFHMERLHSQEPPTKKSRSGAGSQQTVIVNSDEEALATLQSLQAGQTISPEQLQQALGQDHIIVSQEQGLGQDHIIVSQEQGLGQDHIIVSQEQGLGQDHIIVSQEQGLEDQEEATYIQQITTVDGQTLQYMTGDNQVQYIISQDGVQHFLPQEYVVLADGNHIQMSDGQIIQYEHDGAFLQEQQIALSHDGQIQYLPISSEQQIVSPEDLEVVEHSAVTAVADAALQQTQTVYTEATQEQLEQLQQQGIQYDVITFTDE from the exons ATGGAAggggagatagaggtggagagcaGCAGTGATGTGGGTCCATCAGGGTCCGGGATGGAGGAGCCGTCAGAGAGCGGTATGGGCATGGAGTCGTCGGAGGCCATGTCTGCAGACAGCAGCGACGCAGCTGCACCACACGCCTCCCGCCACCACAGCCAGCACCGCCATGGGCATGGGCACGGTCACCATGGGCACGGTCACCATGGCCAGGCCCCAGAGTCGGACTGCCACGTGGGACAGAGCTCAGAGGGTATCCTG GCGTTCCTACCAGAGACCAGCTCCAGTACAGACGTCACCCACCACAGAGCCACCGTCCACCTCCCAGACTCCTCCTCTGTGGCCCAGTCCACCAGCGTCTCCACCGTAACCCAGTCCATCCTGGTGTCCGGGTCGGCCCAG GTGATGGTCCACTCCAGTGCAGCGGTGTCAGACTGCGGGGGCATGATGGTGTCTGACTCTACAGCCTCTACCTCCTCAGACCTGGGATCAGCCATAGACAAGATCATAGAGTCCACCATCGGACCTGACATCATGAACG GATGTATAGCAGTGACCAGTGCAGAGGACGGAGCTGCAGAGACCAGTGAGGGGCAGTATTTGATACTACAAGGACCAGACGATG GGGCCCCTATGGTAGCCCACATGTCGTCCTCGGCTCTGTCCAGCCATCACCGCATCGCCATCGAGGCTCTGGGAGAGGGTCCTACCTCCACCTGCCACGACCAGGGGGACATGCAGG ATAACCTGGATCCAGACCAGCCCTCTGGGAGTCACTCTCACTCCGGCCACTACCCAGACCATGAGGACCAGGACAGCCAGCCTCAGCACTCCCACGCGTCCCAGTACATGGAGTGTAGCGGTGGAGATGCGGACGGACCTGATCAG ACTGGAGAGTCCTCCTCCTCGTATGTAGACGATGAGGAACCCGACCAGACACGTTCCTCCCGCTCCCTCGTCCGGTCCCGTTTCCCTGAGTACGGTATAGTCGAAAACTCTGGCCAGGACCTAAGGGGCTACGTGGAGTGTAGTGGTAGCGGTGCCCCCGACTCCAACCCCTCGTCCCCTGCCCGCCTACGACACACCCATTATATGGTGGACTGCAGCGCGGGGACGGGGGCGTACCTGGAGTGTGCCGGGGACGAGGAAGAGGATTCGATGCAGCACCACTCTCGGAGCTACATCGACAGCAGCAGCAGTGCTAACCACTCCCAGAGTCACCAAACTCTGTCTAACCACTCCCAGAGTCACCAAACCCTGCGGCAGTATGTGGAGTCCGGGGCTGCGGTTGCAGATTCAGAGCAGCCCGGTTGTTCCAACTCCCACTCTCAGAGTCACCAAACCCTGCGGCAGTATATGGAGTCTGGGGCTGCAGATTCGGAACAGCCACGATGTTACCAATACCAGGCTGAGGAAGGGCAAGGAGAGGACCCAGACCAGAACTCAGACCAGAACCAGGACCCAGACCAACCACAGCACTCTAACCAGCAGCAGCCTCAGCACTCCCACTACATGGAGACCACCAGCAGCAGCACTGGCCCAGAAGGCGAGGgttccaccacagaccaccaccacccccaggcAGACACCGcagaccaccaccacccccaggcAGACACAGCAGACTCAGGCTCAGCAGATCATCCAGAGGCTATGGAGTGTTCTGAGAGCCAGCCTGGCCCTTACATCAGTAGCAGTGGGACCTACTCCTACCACCCGGAGCCTGAGATGGAAGAGGCCCTCGAACCTCCATGGTCACCCAGTTTGGAGAGGCCTTCCAGGGGAGAGGAGGGCGGCGTGGTGGGGGGGTCTGGGGCTCCAGTCGTGGAGGAGGGGGCTGGGAGCGGACCAGGGGTCGCTGTCCCCCACACCATGGCTGAACTGGAGGAGATGATGGAGGTGGTGATCGTTCAGCAGTTTAAGTGCAAGATGTGTCCCTACAAGAGCGTCTCCAAAGACACCCTCATCAACCACATGAGAGACAGGCACTTCAAATCCACAG GTGGCCCCCCTCCTAAGAAGCGTGGTCGTGGTCGGCCCAGGCGTAGTGATACGTTGGCCCGTCAGCAGGCTGAGGTGAAACCAGAGCCCCAGCCCGAGGAGCCAGAGGACGATGACATCGTAGACGCTGGGGCCATCGATGACCCTGAAG aggacaGTGACTATAACCCAGCAGATGAGGACTGTAGGGGCAGGCAGCCTGCTCTCCTGCGACAACCTGTCccccctccctgctcctcctcctccacagacCGCCCCAGACGCAGGGTGGGACGACCCAGGAAGTTCACCTACACAGAGGGCAGCTACAACGGCAAGG AAGCAGTAGCAGACGGGACGTCAAAGCCTAAAGGGAGTGTGGATCCTCAAGGCTCGGAGGAGGCCAGTTCCTCAGGCCTGGGAAACGGCCCAGGTCCCTTGTCCAATGGAAACACAGCGGAAGCCGGCATCAGCCAATCGGACTCTGAGAACAAAGACCCGTCGTCCAATGGGAGGCCAGAGGAGCTTTTCCCAAGGAAACGTGGTCGACCCTCCAAGCGGTTCATCAGAAAGAAATACAAGAAGTACATGAACCGCAA GTACTGTAAGTCTCTGAAGCCGCTCCTGAGGCCTCACAGCTGTTGGATCTGCGGCTCTCGCTTCCTGTCCCAGGAGGACCTGAGGTTCCACGTTGACTCTCACCAAGGAAACGACCCAGAGTGCTTCAAATGCCTGCAGTGTAACTACCGCTGCAAACGATGGTCCTCGCTCAAG GAGCACATGTTCAACCATCAGGGGAACAAGCCCTTTAAGTGTGAGGAGTGTGACTACAGCAGTGTGTATAAGAAGGACGTCATCAGACACTCTGCAATACACAACAAGGAcaa GAAAACAAAGTCTGAGTCA CAGGTATCTAAGGTGTTGTCGTTCCCGTGTCCAGTGTGCCACAGAGTCTACCCCATGCAGAAGAGACTCACTCAGCACATGAAGACACACAGTACAGAGAAACCACACATGTGTGACAAG tgtgggaagtccttcaagaaGAGATATACGTTCAAGATGCATCTCCTCACACACATCCAGAGTGTTGACAACAGCAG GTTCAAGTGTGAGTTCTGTGACTATGACTGTGACAACAAGAAGCTCCTGCTCAACCACCAGCTGTCCCACACCAACGACCGGCCCTTTAAATGTGACTACTGTAAATACTCCACCTCTAAAGAGGACTTCCTGGTCTCACACCTGGCCATCAAACACACAG GAGAGAAACCGTTCTCCTGTGAGATGTGCCACTTCATGACGAAACACCGTAAGAACCTGCGTCTGCACGTCCAGTGTCGCCACCCGGAGGCGTTTGAGGACTGGAGCGCTACGCACCCTGAGGAGCCCGTCAGGCGGAGGAGGAGACCCTTCTTCACCCAGCAACAGATAGAGGAACTCAAACAGCAACACGACGACACACCGGGCCTACAGAACACTATA CTGGCGGTGGATCCTGATACACTACAAGCCATGCAGACAATGCAGAACGCCTCAGTCTCCCAAGATGCAATGGGAAACACCACCATCATCTACGAACAGG ccggAAACTCAGACCTGTCAGCCCAGAATGCTCTAGATCTGCTGTTGAATATGAGCAACGCCAGAGAGCTGGTGGGAAACTCACTGCAG GTACAGGTGTTGAAGTCGTCTGACTCCAATGTTCTAGAAGCAGGCTCCTGGACGGGTGTTACCTCGGCGACGGGGGGAGGGCAAAAAGTAGTGACCTTTCACGTGTCTGAGACCGGCGAGACCCTGGTGCAGGAG GTCCAGGAGGTGCAGGAGGGTTATGAGGCAGAGACCAATGAGAATGGAGAGATCACCCAGGTGGCCATCCAGGCCTATGAGGGGGCAGAAGGCTTCAGTGTGTTGGAACAGGTGGAACAAGCTACAGAGGAGATCCACAGCACCGGACCTGGATACAG CAGTGGCGAGGGGAGTCCCCAGCccatggaagaagaggaggagggaacagaaATAGTCAGAGAGAATGGAGAAAAGTACTACCTGTCCTCCGGGCTAGGGGACGGGGTGCTGCAGCAGGTCGAG cTGAGCAGCGAGGCCCCGGGTTCTCCCTCCATGGTGGGTTCTCCCCAGCAGAACCAGCTCAACCCTAAGAGGTTCTCCTGTCGTATCTGCATGGAGTCGTTCCACGGCCGCAGTGATATGGAGAACCACAAGAGGGCCCACATCGACCCCTCCACCTTCAAGTGTCCCGACTGTGACTTCACTGCCTCGTCCTGGCCAGACGtcaag ACACACATGGTCATGCATGCCTACCTGAGACCTCACAAGTGTCCCAGCTGCAGCTTTGCCTCCAAGAACAAGAAGGATCTGAGGAGACACATGATGACACATACCAACGAGAAGCCCTTCACCTGCCAGATCTGTGGACAGAG GTTTAACCGTAATGGCCACCTCAAGTTCCACATGGAGCGACTCCACAGCCAGGAACCTCCGACAAAGAAGAGCCGCTCTGGTGCAGGCTCCCAGCAGACCGTCATAGTTAACAGTGATGAGGAGGCTCTCGCCACGCTACAGT CTCTGCAGGCAGGACAGACTATCAGTCCAGAGCAGCTACAACAGGCCTTGGGTCAGGACCACATCATAGTGTCCCAGGAACAAGGCCTGGGTCAGGACCACATCATAGTGTCCCAGGAACAAGGCCTGGGTCAGGACCACATCATAGTGTCCCAGGAACAAGGCCTGGGTCAGGACCACATCATAGTGTCCCAGGAACAAGGCCTGGAAGACCAAGAGGAGGCCACGTACATTCAGCAGATCACCACAGTGGACGGACAGACGTTACAGTACATGACAGGAGACAACCAG GTCCAGTATATCATCTCTCAGGATGGAGTCCAACACTTCCTACCTCAGGAGTACGTGGTGCTAGCAGACGGGAACCACATCCAGATGTCAGATGGCCAGATCATCCAGTATGAGCATGATGGGGCCTTCCTGCAGGAGCAacag ATTGCTCTGAGTCATGACGGGCAGATCCAGTATCTTCCCATCAGTTCAGAACAACAGATAGTCAGTCCTGAGGACCTGGAGGTTGTTGAACATTCTGCCGTTACTG CGGTCGCAGATGCAGCCTTACAACAGACCCAGACGGTTTATACAGAGGCCACACAAGAACAGCTGGAGCAGCTACAACAGCAGGGAATCCAGTATGACGTCATCACCTTCACCGATGAGTAG
- the znf335 gene encoding zinc finger protein 335 isoform X1, translated as MEGEIEVESSSDVGPSGSGMEEPSESGMGMESSEAMSADSSDAAAPHASRHHSQHRHGHGHGHHGHGHHGQAPESDCHVGQSSEGILAFLPETSSSTDVTHHRATVHLPDSSSVAQSTSVSTVTQSILVSGSAQVMVHSSAAVSDCGGMMVSDSTASTSSDLGSAIDKIIESTIGPDIMNGCIAVTSAEDGAAETSEGQYLILQGPDDGAPMVAHMSSSALSSHHRIAIEALGEGPTSTCHDQGDMQDNLDPDQPSGSHSHSGHYPDHEDQDSQPQHSHASQYMECSGGDADGPDQTGESSSSYVDDEEPDQTRSSRSLVRSRFPEYGIVENSGQDLRGYVECSGSGAPDSNPSSPARLRHTHYMVDCSAGTGAYLECAGDEEEDSMQHHSRSYIDSSSSANHSQSHQTLSNHSQSHQTLRQYVESGAAVADSEQPGCSNSHSQSHQTLRQYMESGAADSEQPRCYQYQAEEGQGEDPDQNSDQNQDPDQPQHSNQQQPQHSHYMETTSSSTGPEGEGSTTDHHHPQADTADHHHPQADTADSGSADHPEAMECSESQPGPYISSSGTYSYHPEPEMEEALEPPWSPSLERPSRGEEGGVVGGSGAPVVEEGAGSGPGVAVPHTMAELEEMMEVVIVQQFKCKMCPYKSVSKDTLINHMRDRHFKSTGGPPPKKRGRGRPRRSDTLARQQAEVKPEPQPEEPEDDDIVDAGAIDDPEEDSDYNPADEDCRGRQPALLRQPVPPPCSSSSTDRPRRRVGRPRKFTYTEGSYNGKEAVADGTSKPKGSVDPQGSEEASSSGLGNGPGPLSNGNTAEAGISQSDSENKDPSSNGRPEELFPRKRGRPSKRFIRKKYKKYMNRKYCKSLKPLLRPHSCWICGSRFLSQEDLRFHVDSHQGNDPECFKCLQCNYRCKRWSSLKEHMFNHQGNKPFKCEECDYSSVYKKDVIRHSAIHNKDKKTKSESQVSKVLSFPCPVCHRVYPMQKRLTQHMKTHSTEKPHMCDKCGKSFKKRYTFKMHLLTHIQSVDNSRFKCEFCDYDCDNKKLLLNHQLSHTNDRPFKCDYCKYSTSKEDFLVSHLAIKHTGEKPFSCEMCHFMTKHRKNLRLHVQCRHPEAFEDWSATHPEEPVRRRRRPFFTQQQIEELKQQHDDTPGLQNTILAVDPDTLQAMQTMQNASVSQDAMGNTTIIYEQAGNSDLSAQNALDLLLNMSNARELVGNSLQVQVLKSSDSNVLEAGSWTGVTSATGGGQKVVTFHVSETGETLVQEVQEVQEGYEAETNENGEITQVAIQAYEGAEGFSVLEQVEQATEEIHSTGPGYSSGEGSPQPMEEEEEGTEIVRENGEKYYLSSGLGDGVLQQVELSSEAPGSPSMVGSPQQNQLNPKRFSCRICMESFHGRSDMENHKRAHIDPSTFKCPDCDFTASSWPDVKTHMVMHAYLRPHKCPSCSFASKNKKDLRRHMMTHTNEKPFTCQICGQRFNRNGHLKFHMERLHSQEPPTKKSRSGAGSQQTVIVNSDEEALATLQSALQAGQTISPEQLQQALGQDHIIVSQEQGLGQDHIIVSQEQGLGQDHIIVSQEQGLGQDHIIVSQEQGLEDQEEATYIQQITTVDGQTLQYMTGDNQVQYIISQDGVQHFLPQEYVVLADGNHIQMSDGQIIQYEHDGAFLQEQQIALSHDGQIQYLPISSEQQIVSPEDLEVVEHSAVTAVADAALQQTQTVYTEATQEQLEQLQQQGIQYDVITFTDE; from the exons ATGGAAggggagatagaggtggagagcaGCAGTGATGTGGGTCCATCAGGGTCCGGGATGGAGGAGCCGTCAGAGAGCGGTATGGGCATGGAGTCGTCGGAGGCCATGTCTGCAGACAGCAGCGACGCAGCTGCACCACACGCCTCCCGCCACCACAGCCAGCACCGCCATGGGCATGGGCACGGTCACCATGGGCACGGTCACCATGGCCAGGCCCCAGAGTCGGACTGCCACGTGGGACAGAGCTCAGAGGGTATCCTG GCGTTCCTACCAGAGACCAGCTCCAGTACAGACGTCACCCACCACAGAGCCACCGTCCACCTCCCAGACTCCTCCTCTGTGGCCCAGTCCACCAGCGTCTCCACCGTAACCCAGTCCATCCTGGTGTCCGGGTCGGCCCAG GTGATGGTCCACTCCAGTGCAGCGGTGTCAGACTGCGGGGGCATGATGGTGTCTGACTCTACAGCCTCTACCTCCTCAGACCTGGGATCAGCCATAGACAAGATCATAGAGTCCACCATCGGACCTGACATCATGAACG GATGTATAGCAGTGACCAGTGCAGAGGACGGAGCTGCAGAGACCAGTGAGGGGCAGTATTTGATACTACAAGGACCAGACGATG GGGCCCCTATGGTAGCCCACATGTCGTCCTCGGCTCTGTCCAGCCATCACCGCATCGCCATCGAGGCTCTGGGAGAGGGTCCTACCTCCACCTGCCACGACCAGGGGGACATGCAGG ATAACCTGGATCCAGACCAGCCCTCTGGGAGTCACTCTCACTCCGGCCACTACCCAGACCATGAGGACCAGGACAGCCAGCCTCAGCACTCCCACGCGTCCCAGTACATGGAGTGTAGCGGTGGAGATGCGGACGGACCTGATCAG ACTGGAGAGTCCTCCTCCTCGTATGTAGACGATGAGGAACCCGACCAGACACGTTCCTCCCGCTCCCTCGTCCGGTCCCGTTTCCCTGAGTACGGTATAGTCGAAAACTCTGGCCAGGACCTAAGGGGCTACGTGGAGTGTAGTGGTAGCGGTGCCCCCGACTCCAACCCCTCGTCCCCTGCCCGCCTACGACACACCCATTATATGGTGGACTGCAGCGCGGGGACGGGGGCGTACCTGGAGTGTGCCGGGGACGAGGAAGAGGATTCGATGCAGCACCACTCTCGGAGCTACATCGACAGCAGCAGCAGTGCTAACCACTCCCAGAGTCACCAAACTCTGTCTAACCACTCCCAGAGTCACCAAACCCTGCGGCAGTATGTGGAGTCCGGGGCTGCGGTTGCAGATTCAGAGCAGCCCGGTTGTTCCAACTCCCACTCTCAGAGTCACCAAACCCTGCGGCAGTATATGGAGTCTGGGGCTGCAGATTCGGAACAGCCACGATGTTACCAATACCAGGCTGAGGAAGGGCAAGGAGAGGACCCAGACCAGAACTCAGACCAGAACCAGGACCCAGACCAACCACAGCACTCTAACCAGCAGCAGCCTCAGCACTCCCACTACATGGAGACCACCAGCAGCAGCACTGGCCCAGAAGGCGAGGgttccaccacagaccaccaccacccccaggcAGACACCGcagaccaccaccacccccaggcAGACACAGCAGACTCAGGCTCAGCAGATCATCCAGAGGCTATGGAGTGTTCTGAGAGCCAGCCTGGCCCTTACATCAGTAGCAGTGGGACCTACTCCTACCACCCGGAGCCTGAGATGGAAGAGGCCCTCGAACCTCCATGGTCACCCAGTTTGGAGAGGCCTTCCAGGGGAGAGGAGGGCGGCGTGGTGGGGGGGTCTGGGGCTCCAGTCGTGGAGGAGGGGGCTGGGAGCGGACCAGGGGTCGCTGTCCCCCACACCATGGCTGAACTGGAGGAGATGATGGAGGTGGTGATCGTTCAGCAGTTTAAGTGCAAGATGTGTCCCTACAAGAGCGTCTCCAAAGACACCCTCATCAACCACATGAGAGACAGGCACTTCAAATCCACAG GTGGCCCCCCTCCTAAGAAGCGTGGTCGTGGTCGGCCCAGGCGTAGTGATACGTTGGCCCGTCAGCAGGCTGAGGTGAAACCAGAGCCCCAGCCCGAGGAGCCAGAGGACGATGACATCGTAGACGCTGGGGCCATCGATGACCCTGAAG aggacaGTGACTATAACCCAGCAGATGAGGACTGTAGGGGCAGGCAGCCTGCTCTCCTGCGACAACCTGTCccccctccctgctcctcctcctccacagacCGCCCCAGACGCAGGGTGGGACGACCCAGGAAGTTCACCTACACAGAGGGCAGCTACAACGGCAAGG AAGCAGTAGCAGACGGGACGTCAAAGCCTAAAGGGAGTGTGGATCCTCAAGGCTCGGAGGAGGCCAGTTCCTCAGGCCTGGGAAACGGCCCAGGTCCCTTGTCCAATGGAAACACAGCGGAAGCCGGCATCAGCCAATCGGACTCTGAGAACAAAGACCCGTCGTCCAATGGGAGGCCAGAGGAGCTTTTCCCAAGGAAACGTGGTCGACCCTCCAAGCGGTTCATCAGAAAGAAATACAAGAAGTACATGAACCGCAA GTACTGTAAGTCTCTGAAGCCGCTCCTGAGGCCTCACAGCTGTTGGATCTGCGGCTCTCGCTTCCTGTCCCAGGAGGACCTGAGGTTCCACGTTGACTCTCACCAAGGAAACGACCCAGAGTGCTTCAAATGCCTGCAGTGTAACTACCGCTGCAAACGATGGTCCTCGCTCAAG GAGCACATGTTCAACCATCAGGGGAACAAGCCCTTTAAGTGTGAGGAGTGTGACTACAGCAGTGTGTATAAGAAGGACGTCATCAGACACTCTGCAATACACAACAAGGAcaa GAAAACAAAGTCTGAGTCA CAGGTATCTAAGGTGTTGTCGTTCCCGTGTCCAGTGTGCCACAGAGTCTACCCCATGCAGAAGAGACTCACTCAGCACATGAAGACACACAGTACAGAGAAACCACACATGTGTGACAAG tgtgggaagtccttcaagaaGAGATATACGTTCAAGATGCATCTCCTCACACACATCCAGAGTGTTGACAACAGCAG GTTCAAGTGTGAGTTCTGTGACTATGACTGTGACAACAAGAAGCTCCTGCTCAACCACCAGCTGTCCCACACCAACGACCGGCCCTTTAAATGTGACTACTGTAAATACTCCACCTCTAAAGAGGACTTCCTGGTCTCACACCTGGCCATCAAACACACAG GAGAGAAACCGTTCTCCTGTGAGATGTGCCACTTCATGACGAAACACCGTAAGAACCTGCGTCTGCACGTCCAGTGTCGCCACCCGGAGGCGTTTGAGGACTGGAGCGCTACGCACCCTGAGGAGCCCGTCAGGCGGAGGAGGAGACCCTTCTTCACCCAGCAACAGATAGAGGAACTCAAACAGCAACACGACGACACACCGGGCCTACAGAACACTATA CTGGCGGTGGATCCTGATACACTACAAGCCATGCAGACAATGCAGAACGCCTCAGTCTCCCAAGATGCAATGGGAAACACCACCATCATCTACGAACAGG ccggAAACTCAGACCTGTCAGCCCAGAATGCTCTAGATCTGCTGTTGAATATGAGCAACGCCAGAGAGCTGGTGGGAAACTCACTGCAG GTACAGGTGTTGAAGTCGTCTGACTCCAATGTTCTAGAAGCAGGCTCCTGGACGGGTGTTACCTCGGCGACGGGGGGAGGGCAAAAAGTAGTGACCTTTCACGTGTCTGAGACCGGCGAGACCCTGGTGCAGGAG GTCCAGGAGGTGCAGGAGGGTTATGAGGCAGAGACCAATGAGAATGGAGAGATCACCCAGGTGGCCATCCAGGCCTATGAGGGGGCAGAAGGCTTCAGTGTGTTGGAACAGGTGGAACAAGCTACAGAGGAGATCCACAGCACCGGACCTGGATACAG CAGTGGCGAGGGGAGTCCCCAGCccatggaagaagaggaggagggaacagaaATAGTCAGAGAGAATGGAGAAAAGTACTACCTGTCCTCCGGGCTAGGGGACGGGGTGCTGCAGCAGGTCGAG cTGAGCAGCGAGGCCCCGGGTTCTCCCTCCATGGTGGGTTCTCCCCAGCAGAACCAGCTCAACCCTAAGAGGTTCTCCTGTCGTATCTGCATGGAGTCGTTCCACGGCCGCAGTGATATGGAGAACCACAAGAGGGCCCACATCGACCCCTCCACCTTCAAGTGTCCCGACTGTGACTTCACTGCCTCGTCCTGGCCAGACGtcaag ACACACATGGTCATGCATGCCTACCTGAGACCTCACAAGTGTCCCAGCTGCAGCTTTGCCTCCAAGAACAAGAAGGATCTGAGGAGACACATGATGACACATACCAACGAGAAGCCCTTCACCTGCCAGATCTGTGGACAGAG GTTTAACCGTAATGGCCACCTCAAGTTCCACATGGAGCGACTCCACAGCCAGGAACCTCCGACAAAGAAGAGCCGCTCTGGTGCAGGCTCCCAGCAGACCGTCATAGTTAACAGTGATGAGGAGGCTCTCGCCACGCTACAGT CAGCTCTGCAGGCAGGACAGACTATCAGTCCAGAGCAGCTACAACAGGCCTTGGGTCAGGACCACATCATAGTGTCCCAGGAACAAGGCCTGGGTCAGGACCACATCATAGTGTCCCAGGAACAAGGCCTGGGTCAGGACCACATCATAGTGTCCCAGGAACAAGGCCTGGGTCAGGACCACATCATAGTGTCCCAGGAACAAGGCCTGGAAGACCAAGAGGAGGCCACGTACATTCAGCAGATCACCACAGTGGACGGACAGACGTTACAGTACATGACAGGAGACAACCAG GTCCAGTATATCATCTCTCAGGATGGAGTCCAACACTTCCTACCTCAGGAGTACGTGGTGCTAGCAGACGGGAACCACATCCAGATGTCAGATGGCCAGATCATCCAGTATGAGCATGATGGGGCCTTCCTGCAGGAGCAacag ATTGCTCTGAGTCATGACGGGCAGATCCAGTATCTTCCCATCAGTTCAGAACAACAGATAGTCAGTCCTGAGGACCTGGAGGTTGTTGAACATTCTGCCGTTACTG CGGTCGCAGATGCAGCCTTACAACAGACCCAGACGGTTTATACAGAGGCCACACAAGAACAGCTGGAGCAGCTACAACAGCAGGGAATCCAGTATGACGTCATCACCTTCACCGATGAGTAG